CAGATCGCTCAGACGAAACTCACTCATATTCGACCTCGACATCCGGTTTCTTCCTCGGCCACCTCATTTGCGATTTGTCCAGAACAGCTCCCGAATTGGGTGCACACTGCCGAACCGAAGCCGGGTGCGCGAAGGACAGAGTATGACCGCTTCAAACAGAACCTGATATTCCTCGTTTCATGGCGAAGTGAGCTGCTTATTAAGAACGCGGCTTCGAATGATCCAGCCAATCAACCAAGACAAAGGAAGACACAACAAAATGTATGTCGGGTCCGTCATGCAGGGAACGCCGACGATCGAAGTCTCGATATACTCGACCTCTTCGATGATGATGCCTTTGCTTCGTTTCGGATTCGGGGACTTGTCACGGACAAGGACGGCCCACGCATTTGGGATTGCCGATTTTCGATTTCGGATTTCTCGATTTAAAGAACGATCATTCCGCGTTCGACCAATCCAAAATCCAAAATCCCAAATCCAAAATCGGGTGGCCGCCGATGACTTCATCTGTTCAAGAGCCTTCTGCGACATCACGTCGCCGACGAGATCCTCGGCATTCGAAGACGCGGTCAGCCGGCAGAACTTACGCCCGTCCTTTTCGAAGGCCTTCAATACAGAGTCCGAAAGGAACTTGAACCTGATCTCGGCTTCGTCGATTTTGTGCTCTTTATGCAAAATGCTTATCGGGTTTCGACTCCGATGAGCATCTTATATGTTGGATTCCGATTATTGTGCTGCGGGGTTTGCGTCTGGCGATTGCCTCATCGAACCTCAAGGTCGGCGATCATAAGGGCTTCGAATCCAGCCCGAAAAAAACGCTGATCACTCATCTCTGAAAGGCCCGGATCGTGCGGTTCTACCTCTTTTTGGTCTACGAGCCGATGTTGATTCAGGTCAACCTGCCTACACTGCAGGGTGCTTGTCGCGTCCGGATGGGTACGCCGGATTCAATTACCTTCCTGAACCGAATCCATTCCATCGCGAATCTATCAACTCCACTGACACATACCAGCGTTCAACACTTACAGAGCCCGCATCCAGTTTCGGATATCGCCCGGTCCTTGGCCGTTTGAAACAAATAGCGGCTATTCATCATCGAGGAATCTTGAAATTCGGATTTCGACTGAAACGGCGTCATCAAGTAACCGCGCGGTGATAGAAAGAGGTGACTTGCCGTTCATTTTGTCACCAGTTTTGATCTCTGCGTACGTTTTCTTAATGATTCGCTCAACCCTTTTGAATGGCAAGAACTGGCTTTCGCTTGTCAAACCCGCTTTCTTCGCACGAGAAACAAAGAGGTCCTCGGCAATTCCGATTGACGGGTCAACACTTATCCTAGTCAAACGGTAAGCCCTCGGATCGCCTCGGTCAATTATTAAAAGCTGTCAAATCTCGCCGAAATCCACTTGACGTCCGTCACGACCCTCCCGTTCATCTTCCGAATGAGACAGAACTGCTTGGTAACATTGTTCGACAAATCATAGTGCTCCATATAGATCAGCGTCTCGGAATTATCAGGGCTACTTCCAATCCGCGACATCAGGATCAATCCTTCCGAGTCGGGATTGTCTTTCTCAATCAGATCAACGGTTTTCTCTATGGACTCGTCAACTTCGATCATCCTGATCTTCGCGTAGACGTCGAAGCGCTTCCGCAGTTTCTCCGAATTCTTGTTTTTCTCGACGAAGTCGTCCAGCGTTTCTTGGGACACACCGGTTAACTGCCGAAGTTGGTCAACATCTGCGAACTGGATGGTGTTCTGTCCGACAAAAACGAGTGAATCGATCGAAAGGTAGTACTTGAGCAACGTGGCGTATGAACCGTACTTCAAACCTTCAACACAATCAAAATCACAAGGCGTCTGGTTAGGATTCATCGCTACAGGTTCATCGAATTCGCGCGGATCGGTCATCGCGCGGTTGTCTCGGCCATTATTGCACGAGAAAGCTGACAACAAAGCAAGGGCAGAAAAAACGAATACAATTCTCAATAACATCGCGTCCACCTCTTCATCAAATAATCAATCTCGAGGCCGTTTTTCGGCCGAGAGACTGAGAATAATTATCTTCGACGCTCGGTCGAAATAGCTATTTGGTCCGTAAACCACCCCGGCGAGTTCAATGCATAGCTGTATCGATTGAACGTCTGCGGGTTCTTCGCGCTGGCCGATGCGGCGAGGGGCTCAACCGATGTAAATCGACCGTGTTTGGCGGCGAAGTAGCGGTTCTGGGCGAAGTCCAATCCTGATTCTCCGTCGCGTTCGTAGCCGGTGAACTGCTGGCGGATTCGGTCGTTGGCGGTGTAGCCAACGACCTGATTCCGGTTCGCGACCGTTGGCGCGATCTCCTCGCCGAACGGCATATAATCGTGGCGCGAAGCGACCTGACCGAGATTGTTCGTCGTCGCCCGCGGGCGACGACGACATCCGATGTCAGATATTTCGTGCCTTCGGTCGTGATCGTCTGGTTCGTCGTATATTCGGCGGCGAGTTTGCCGAAAGCGTCGTAAACAAAGTAAGTCTCCTGATTTCCGACCGTCTTTTTCACCCTTTTGCCGTTGCCGACAATACTCGTAGGTCGAGACCTTGGGGTCGGCACTCTCCGCCGACTCGTTCTCGAACCGCGTCCGCTGCTCGCTCGTGACGAGCTGCCCGAAATGGTCGAAGCCCATGTGCCAAGTCGGGTTCGGAAAAAAGCGATCTCGATCGCGACTCAAATTGGCGAAGCCCGGCGTTAATCAGCCCAATCATATTGCTATCGCAAAGTGAACTTCAAATCCCGCTTTTCCAACGAAAGAGTCCAAATCTTAAATTTGGTTTCTTTAACAATCCCATTGAGAATCAGCCTCATAGTTTTATCGCGAAAACAATAGTCTCTTTCAACTGAAGCGGGTTCAAATGAGGACGGCGAATCAACGAAGGGTGAGCGTCGAATTTCTTTCGAAATCATCAGCCCCTTTAACTCTTTTGTTTCGAGCAACGCGTCGCGAATCTCATAAATCGAACTACCGCGACGAAAGTCGAGAACAGCAACTTGCGTAGCCAACAAGTCCGCCAAGATTGGGTTTCGACCTTTTGCCGGGAAGAAGTTGATCACGCCATCTTGAACTTCCCACGAATATTCCGGAACCTGAGTTTTCAGAATCCCCAAAACATCTTTCAATGTGCCATCGGATATCTCGAAACTAACAACTCTTGGAAACTTCTCATTTTCCGTGAGTTCCAAACCAATTGGAATCTCATGGTCTTCAGAAAGCTCATCCAAGACATAGATCAGCGACATGTTTGAGACCGTGAGACTGATTCTCTTCTCTAAGACGTCCTTCGATGTGCCCTGGGACAACGCTTGTAACGAGCCCAATAATATAAATCCCAAAACGATAAATTTACACATATGCAATCTCCACAGGCAAAAGTTCACCTACCCATGCCGGATCAGTCCACCCGTTTGATTCTTGGTTCGGTGTACCTCACGACCATATTCAATCCATTGCTGTTCATTTGAGTTCGCGGTTTTCCGTCTTCCCGATTCGTTATTTGACGCTCCCAAGTTACTTCATACTTCTCGCCGTTGTTCGTACTAATACTAAGCGTCTGTCTTGTAGTTTCATTGATAGAGGCCTCATTGCTTTCGTCGGTTAACCCAATCCGAATTGCCCTCTTGTCCTCATCATTCGAGGGATTAATTCCCGCGATGCTCTTTCGAGACCGACTAACCTCCCCAACCCCAACGACATCGTTCATTACACCATTCGAATCAAGCTCTAGCGAGTCGACACGTTCGTCTATGGTTCCGGTCCCCTCAACCCGCTTGTTTGTTTCGGTAACCGTGGCACCGGCTAACGGATTCCCCTTTTTGTCCAAGATTTGTATCGTTGCAATTGTGGAAGTGCCTGTGAAAAATCGATCACGAAGAGGCGCGTTGAAATAAACATCCATTTCTTCAAACGAGATCTTGATTTGGAGAAGAGGAGCTTCGCGACGCTCTTGCGCGGCAATTGCTCGATCCTCCATAACCTTTTCCTGGGGTCCGTGAGGTTCACCGTCATCGGCCTGTGTACAGGCGTCGCCGTTTGGCTTTTCATCGCCAGCCCGTCCACAAGGCCTAAGTCCCAAAGGATCCGTGAATTTGTACGGCGAATTGAGCGCATAGCTGTACCGATTAAGCGTCTGCGGATTTTTCACGCTCGCGGATGCGGCGAGAGGGTCGACCGATGTGAATCTTCCGTGTTTGGCGGCGAAGTAGCGGTTCTGGGCAAAGTCCAATCCTGATTCGCCGTCCCGTTCGTAGCCCGTGAATTGTTGCCGGATGCGGTCGTTGGCGGTGAATCCCGAGACCTGATTGCGGTTCGCGACGGTTGCGGCGATCTCCTCGCCGAAGGGCATATAGTCGTGGCGCGAGGCGGTTAACGGCATCTGACACTTTGATCCCGCATTCATCACCTTCCCGCTAGCAAATTACCGGCCATCAAGGCGTATTGCACTGTCAGTCTTGAAATACACATAGTGACGTGGCTCATCGTTTCGTATCCATCCTTCGGTGCTCTCAAACTCAAAATTGAATGCGGTTGAAATTTGAAGTTTGTCGGACAAAAAACGTTTGGGAACACGAAAGCTAACAGATTCTCCTGGCCCGACCCATATTCCGGGATAGGATCGACGCCTTCCCTCACTCGATTTGCAACTGCACGCGATATTCTGATCAGGAACTTCCACTGGAATACGGACACCTTGGGTTATCACCATCCGGTTATCCTCGTCTCGTCTGGTGACGGTCTGCGTCATCACGACTGGCTCGACGTCATAGCAAAGGCTAACCTTGGATCCATCTTTGACGCCAATGCCAGATGCTCCATCGGAGAGCTTCAGCGGAATTTCACTGACTTCCCGAATGTCAAAATTTGCATCTAAATTGATCAGTTGACGCATATTGTTGTGAAATTTCAAAATCGCAAAGTCCTTTTCCGAACGCTCGCAAATAACGGTTCCTTCGCTACTATCTAGCCGCTCGAACGATAAGAACACACTCGGTCGGCGGTTGTCGATTCTCTCAAACGATGGCCGTCGTGATTCTTGCGATTCGCTTATGAGAATCGCTGAAAGAACAAGACATAACAAAACAAAAATCGAATTAAATCGTCTCATTTTTGATCCTCGATCAGCTCCGCAACTGTTAATTTCTGATTCCTCATTACTCCCAACGCCCCCGACCACCGGGAAAAGCATTCCTTTGGCCAACAAAACTCGACGGACTCTTTCCCTGAGCTTCCAACAGAGACTCGACATGTGTCGTTATTTCCCTGCGAACAACACCGTGCCCGCCCGTTACGAGCCAATTACGATCGTAAATCACGAAGTCAGATCCTCCGCTCTCAACAATGTGCTTCGAAATGCCAACGTTTGTTTCTGAGACAAGTGCGGACACAGTGTAAGCTTCCATCTCAGCATCATGAAGACTTATGTTCGTTCCGTTCAAATATCGACTCGCCTGCTGCACGTGAACGCCCTCATGAGCTACGTTTTGTTCATTCAGCTGTTCCATGTTGAAAGCTACTATTATGGTACCGTCTTTTACATGAGTGTAACCGCCCTCGTCTGCGGTATCCAGGTCACGCGCCACGACAACACCGTTATCTTGCCCAGGTTTGCCGAACGCATTAACTGCCGACCGGATCCGATTCGCTTCGTCAGTTAGCCCATTGTCTTCGAATATCTTCGCACGTTCCAAGGCTAGATCCATTGAAGCAACAACTCTCCTACGTTCCTGAACAATGCGATCCAATCTCGCAATCTCGTCACAATTAGTGTCGGCATCACGCTTCAGCCTTTCTAACTCGTCTTCCAATTCGGCGTCGGTTTTGAGCCCACCGAGAGCTGCAGACCACGTAAACAATCCTAAAGGATCAGTGAACTTGTACGGTGAATTAAGCGCGTAGGTGTACCGGTTAAATGTCTGTGGGTTCTTCGCGCTCGCCGATGCCGCGAGCGGGTCGACCGATGTGAATCTTCCGTGTTTGGCGGCGAAATAGCGGTTCTGGGCGAAGTCCAATCCCGATTCGCCATCGCGTTCGTAGCCCGTGAACTGCTGGCGGATGCGGTCGTTGACGGTGAATCCAGTGACCTGATTGCGGTTCGCGACGGTTGCGGCGATCTCCTCGCCGAATGGCATGTAGTCGTGGCGTGACGCGATCTGCCCTAGATTGTTCGTCGTCGCGCGCGGGCTTCCGACAAGGTCGGCGGTCAGAAACTTCGCGCCTTCGGTCGTGATCGTCTGGTTTGTCGTGTATTCCGCTGCGAGTTTTCCGAACGCGTCGTAAACAAAGTAAGTGTCCTGATTTCCGACGGTCTTCTTCACGCGTTTTCCGCCACCGTCGTAAACATAATTGGCTGTCGTCTGGGTGACCGAATCGTAAACTTGCGTCTGCTTGTTTTCGGCATTGTAGGTGAAAGTCTTGCCCTCCGGATTCGAAGTAAGGTTCCCTTCGGAATCATATAGGTAGCCGTCCGCGATGTAAAACTTGTTGTCCGCCGGATTGACCTGCGGATTATGGATCGCGTTGTTTGCCGGCAAGGTGGTCGTATTCGCGGCGTTGAACGTCCGGTTTCCGAAGCGGTCGTAGTCGAAATCCTGCCGCCACTTGACGGTCGAATCGACGGTTTCGGTCGCAACGTCGATCCGGTTAAGCGCGTCGTAGCTGTAATCCTGTTCGATCGGAGCGATGCCCGGGAGCGTGATCGTCTGTTTGCGCAGCGATCCGTTGTTGTCGCTTGAATTGCTTGTCGTCGTCCCGTAGTTGAAATCGAGCCTTAACAGACTTGAATCCGCGATCGAACCGCCGAGCGAGATCCGCTTCATCTGCAGGCGTTTGGCGTCATACTCCATCGTTTCCCAACGTCCGTTGCCGAGTTTGCTGCTGCTGACCGCGCCGAATGACGTGTAAGAGACATGGCTGAGCATCGTTCGTTCCATCTGATTCGGCATCTGGCTCGTCACTTTTGAAAGCCTTCCGATGTTGTCGGTTTCGGCCCGCACGACCCGGCCCGACGGATATGTCTGCGAGACGAGCGCGCCGGACAAATCATAGGAATAGTCGGGAAACGAATACGTTGCCCCGTCGATGATCTGGTTCGAGCTCTTGATGCGGCCGAGATCGTCGAACGCCGTGAAGCGTGTTTCGGAAACGGAAGAAGACACCTTGGTTAGTTTGCTTTTTGAATTGGGAATGTTCGGATCGTCGTAGGTGAATGTCACGTCGGGCGTCGAATCCGAATAATCGCGGAACGTCAGGCGATTTATGTTGTCGTACGTTCCGGCCGTCGTCACGCCGCGGGAGTCGGTCGTCGAGACGATGTTCCCGTTGTTGTCGTAGTCAAACCGGACGGCCCAGCCGTTGTTGCCGGTTACGGGGTCGGTGATGTTAAGGCTCGTGTTCACCTGCTGCTCCGTCTGCTTGGCGCGGATAAGCCGCCCGAGATCATCATACAGGAAAAACCGTGTCTGTGATCCCTGAATTGTTTTGCGGAGGCGTCCGACAACATCGTAAGTGAAGAGCGTTTCAAGATCGGTACCGTTGTCATATTCGACGACTTTGACGAGACGCCCGAGCGCGTCCGAAACTCCGGCGCGGCTATGGTCCGCCTGATCGAAGACGCGGACGCTGCTGCCGTAGTACCGACGCGTGACCTTTGCGTTGTCGGGCGTCGTGACCTCAGTGACGCGGCCGAGATCGTCAAACTGCGTTGTCGTCCAAAGCGCGGTCTCACCGAGATCGGCGCGGAACGGATTCGACGAACGGTAAGCGCGGCCCAAAGAGTCGTACTCCTGAAGCGCCTTGACGTAATCGGTCGAGTTCTCGTAATCGCGGGTTTCGATCGTTCGTCCGAGACCGTCGTAGATAAGCCGATTCCGCGTGTCAACAACTTTCTTGCGTCATTGTAATTTCGCCGCCATACTCAGTCGGATGTGACGGATGTTTGGTCCGGCTGATTGTCTTCGGCTGAAACGCGGGATTGCCAGATGCTCATCGGAAGCGGACCGTCCTTCGTGTTGATGACGGGCGCGTCGGCGAACGGGAATTTGTTTGTATCGAGCGGTTTCTTTCCCGTGCGGGTACGGGCTTCATTGATCGACGCCCAGGGTTGGTTTCCGGTCTGCTGCTTGCCGATCAGCGCCTGCTGCTTTTCGTCCTTTGCATGATAGGGTAGGAAAATTCCATATTGACGTCGCCGAGATACGAATAGCGATCGAGAAACGCCGCGTTCTCGGCTTCGATGATCCGGACGAGATCGCCTTCGAGCGACTCAAGATCGTCGTTCATCATCGACTCGGTGTTCGCGCGCGAGGCGGTCCCCGAGGCGAATTGCGGACTCAAACCTTCTCGCGCCAGCGCAGAACCTCGTTGCGGAGGATCGGGTTCTGCTGAAAACTCGCCGTCTGACCGTGAGCTTCGGTCGCGCGCTGTATGTGCCAGTAAGAAAGTCCGAGTTTTCCAAGCGTTCGAAGATACTTCGTCCGGGCTCCGAATTTGCCGGAACCGATCCCGCCCAGCCGCCAAAAGATCGAACCGAAAATCGAAGTCGCCGTCTTCGCGTGTTCCTCGGGAAAGAGCCCTCGCGCGACGTCGATCGCGAGCATCTCTTTCAGAATCCGGTTCTGGCGCACAAGAACATAGACCGTGAAGGCGATAAAGATAACGAACAGAGGGATCTGGAGCGCCGCATAGGCGATCAGGAAGGCGCACAACGATTCGAGGCCGCTTTGCTGCAGCCAGTCACACAGCCAGCCGATACTTAACGTTTCAAGAATTCGGCTCGCAAAGACCGCAAGTCCGTTCCAAAGCGAGTGCAGGCAAACCGCGAGCACGTAGCCAACCAGCGGAAAAAGGATCTTGACCGGTTTGCTGTGCGACTCCCGCGAGATCCCGCAACCGATGCCCGTCATCGCTGTGAACGTCGCGTGCGCGAACGGCGAGAGCAACCCGCGGAGGCCGAAAAGGATCGCCAACGCGATCAATCCGCCGCCATTGAGAGCGCGACCGTAGTAGAGGATATTCTCAACCGTCGCGAATCCGAGCCCGACGACACCTGCAAAAACGATCCCGTCGAGGATGTCGTCGAAATACTTCCGAAAAACCACAAGCAGGAGCAAGACACCGAGCCCCTTCGAACCCTCTTCAAAGATCGGAGCCGCCGCGACCGCCATAAAACCGTCGCCGAATTCCGGATTAACGGCAACCGCCGCGCCAATTCCGGCGATCGTGTTCGCAAAAAACGAGAACGCGATCGAGACGAGCCCGCCCCAGGCGAACGCGAGCGCGAGCAGCCAGAGCGGTTCCGGATCGTATCTGTCGATCAGTAAATAGGGAATCAGGTAGAAGATGACCGGCGCAAAGGCGACGAATGTCGCGACGATCGCCGTCAGCGGCCCGACCGAGAGCACTGTGATCAACACGACCAGAAGCAGGCAGATGAGACTTCCGATGATCGCCGCGACGATCCCGATTATCATCAGCGGGTTGCTTTTTTCGGGCTCGGGCTGATACTCCTGCGGCATGCTGCCGAGGCTGAAATTCGAGATCGAATTTCGCACGCCTCCTGCGACCACGGTTGCTTGTGACGGTCCGGGAGAGGCCGGAACCGTTTCAAACGCGGGAGATGACGCCGGATACGCGACCGTCGCCTGTTCGGCCGGCCGCGGAATGTACGGCGCGGCTGCAAAAACGGTCGCGGCGCTGGCGTTTTCATCGGCTTCGATGGCAATCGTTCCTTTCACGCCGTTCTTGCCGAACTGCAGGACGTCGCCGCCCGAAAGGCGGCTCGTCCCGATCCGTTCGCCGTTCAGATAGGTGCCGTTCGTGCTGTTGCGATCGGTAATGTAGAATCCGTCGGCGCGCGCCTCGATCGCACAATGCTCTTTCGACATCACACGCTCGATCAAAGGGTCGAAGCGGATCGAACATTTTTCGCCGCGTCCGAGCGTGATCGTGCCCTCGGAGAGTTCGAATGTACGCCCGGCGAAGGTTCCGGTCTCGATTGTCAGTGAAAGTTTCATATGATCCCGAAAAGACGAAAGTCCAAAGCTAAACGTCAACGCCTAAACTTTGGACTTTCAAAGGTCGATCTATCCGAACAGCTTCTACGGTTGTACCGATGAGGGCGAAACGACGTCGCCGCTTTGGCCGAATTGCCTTGACGAGAAGGCGCCGTTGGAGCTGTTGAGCCGATACCAGACACTGTTATCGGGCCTGAATACCGCGATGTCCGCCTGTCCGTCACCATCGTAGTCAGCCGGGATCGGAACATCGCCCGCGAGGCCAAACCGATTGATGGCAACCTGGTTCGTCGCTGATTTCAGCACATACCAGTTGCCTTCGGACGGGCGGTAAACCGCGAAATCCGAACGTCCGTCACCATCGAAATCGGCCGCAAGCGGTTTGTCGGTCGAGATTCCCCAATTGACGATGATCGGAAGACTTGATGAACTCTGCATCACGTACCAAACACCGGTACTCGGACGAAAGACGGCCATATCCGCCTTTCCGTCGCCTTCGTAGTCGCCGGCGAAGGCAATGTCGGTGCTGATTCCCCAATTCTGGATTCTAATGCCGAGAGTGCTCTGCGAAATGAACCAGGTGCCGGTGGACGGGCGCCAAACCGCGATGTCAGTTTTTCCGTCCGAATCGTAATCAGCTTCGACCGGAGCATCGCCGCTCAACCCGAATTGCGCCTGAACGAAAGTGTTGCTGGAACTGTTGATACGATACCAGGTTCCGTTCGACGGCCGCCACAAAGAGATGTCGGACTTGCCGTCGCCGTCAAAATCGCCGGTCGTCAAACGGTCTTCCGCGATCCCGAAAGTCGACTGGCTGAACGCCGAATTCGAACTACGCTCAACGCTCCAAACTCCGCTTGAAGGACTGAAGGTCGAATAATCAGTCTTGCCGTCGCCATCGAAATCCGAAACGACGTTCCTCGGCGCCGCGGTCGCCCGGGTAACATCGACGACCAGAAGCCCGTAGGTCAGGTCGCCGATCAGGACCTTGTCTTCGCCGAGAAACGGGAAGACCGCCCAGGCGCCGTCGTAACTCGTCGGAAGAACATTCTGCAAATTCTCGCTGCCGCAAACGATGTCCCACGGCTCCTCACTTAATCCGATGAGATCTGTCGGAGCGAATGTCTGCTGATACGAATCGTACTGAGCAACACGCCTCGGTTGTTGCGCGACCGTCACGTCAAAGACCTGAAGGCCGGCCTGATACCACGAAACGTAGAGTTTGCCGCCCATCACGACCGGATTGTGCGGGGTCACCGCGTTCAACGCGAGTCCGTCCATCGTCTGGCGATCCATCAAGACCGGCGACGAAGGTTGTGTGATATCGTAAACACGGATATCGCCCGTTCCGTTGGTCGTTTCGCGCGCACTGTAAAGTGTGCCGCCGTCCTCGCTCGTCCAACTGCTGTGCATGCTGTTGCCGGCGGTCGTCGTCGTCGTGTCTTCGATGAATCCCTGAAGTACCGGAGCTTGCGTCGCGATGTTCGAAATGTCGTAGATCTCGGTTCGGCCGCGATTGGTCGAATTCCCCCAACCGGAGGTGATCATACGATTGCCGCGGATATGCATCGCGTGAACCCATTGCGGTTCCGTCGGATTGAGATCGCGGACGAAGACAGGAGCGGCCGGATTCGTGACGTTGATGAACTTGATGATCTTGTTCGAAATGCTGTTGGAGTTTTCGATCAAATAGGTTTGGCCGCCCTGACTGAGAACCATCATCTCGTGGATCGAGTTGTGGCCGTTCCCATTGGTCGAAGTCACTTGTCCAAGGAGAACGGGACTCGCGGGATTGGTCAGATCGACGATATGAACGCCGCCGCCGTTGCCGCTGCCGAAATACCCACGGTTGCCGACGACGATCGCTTCGAGAAACTGCTGATTGGCGCCGGGATTGTACCACGCGGCCAAGGTCGGCGCGTCCGGATTTGAGATATTGTAAATGAATGCGCCGCGACAATTGTAGCTGCCCTGAACCGCAATATTGCCGTCGGCGTAGATGTCGGAGAACTTCCAGCGCGTCGTGCCGGTAACGGCCGTACAGTTCGGCGTGATCTGCGAACGAAGTCTGACTTTCTGCGCCTCGGCGTCGAACGAAAACGCGCCCGACACAACGATGCCGACAATTAGAAATTTCAAGATCGAAAACTTTTTCATTTTTGCTCCAATACGGAAGGTGATTCTGTTGATTGCAGAACGCTGAATTCTGACCTATTTTCGACAAAAATTCAAGGCATAAGGCATTGTATAAAGGAGATTTCCCGTTATCGGCCGATTGAACGTCGTGCGAAAACAAGTGAGAATAGCAACGTCCCTTGCTTACGAGTATGAAACCCATCGAGAACACCTCAGCGTTGGTCGTTGCGATCGTCACCTGGAACAGCGCCGGTGAGATCCGTGAATGCCTTGGATCTTTGCGAGATTGCGGGCTCGAACGCCGAACGTGGATTGCGGACAATTGCTCGATCGATGGAACCGTGGACGTAGTCCGGCGTGAGTTTCCGGAGGTGTCGGTCATCGAGAATGAGTCGAACCTGGGTTTCGCGACCGCGTGCAATCGCATCGCCGCGAACACGGCCGGCGAGTTCATCCTGTTTCTGAATCCCGACACGCTGGTCAACTCAAATGCGCTGGAAGCGGCGCTCGGCGAAATGCGATCGAACCGGGATATAGGTTTGCTCTCCGTATCGGTCGTCGACGATCAGGGCGAACGGCAAAAGATCTGTTACCGTTTCCCGACTCTCGGCTACACGTTGTTGGATGCGCTCGGCTTGTACCGTTTTCTGAATCCTGAATCACGGGCCGACCGGCTTTTGGGAGACTTCTTCGATCATCGGGAATCGCGTGACGTCGATTGGGTTTACGGTGCGTTTATG
The DNA window shown above is from Acidobacteriota bacterium and carries:
- a CDS encoding RHS repeat-associated core domain-containing protein is translated as MPLTASRHDYMPFGEEIAATVANRNQVSGFTANDRIRQQFTGYERDGESGLDFAQNRYFAAKHGRFTSVDPLAASASVKNPQTLNRYSYALNSPYKFTDPLGLRPCGRAGDEKPNGDACTQADDGEPHGPQEKVMEDRAIAAQERREAPLLQIKISFEEMDVYFNAPLRDRFFTGTSTIATIQILDKKGNPLAGATVTETNKRVEGTGTIDERVDSLELDSNGVMNDVVGVGEVSRSRKSIAGINPSNDEDKRAIRIGLTDESNEASINETTRQTLSISTNNGEKYEVTWERQITNREDGKPRTQMNSNGLNMVVRYTEPRIKRVD
- a CDS encoding glycosyltransferase family 2 protein, whose translation is MKPIENTSALVVAIVTWNSAGEIRECLGSLRDCGLERRTWIADNCSIDGTVDVVRREFPEVSVIENESNLGFATACNRIAANTAGEFILFLNPDTLVNSNALEAALGEMRSNRDIGLLSVSVVDDQGERQKICYRFPTLGYTLLDALGLYRFLNPESRADRLLGDFFDHRESRDVDWVYGAFMLVRREALEKSGGVPEDYFLFAEDTDLCFAVSKAGYRVRYLAGASIVHKGNRSAGQMPSEWRIGRTVMSKYAFCFKNFGYLRTRLIQSADLVGNLADALRSRLRPGTRPSQTERLIYRRAIWRSIRLSRTRLRAELHRRPETDPANRT
- a CDS encoding RHS repeat-associated core domain-containing protein, producing MGRAYRSSNPFRADLGETALWTTTQFDDLGRVTEVTTPDNAKVTRRYYGSSVRVFDQADHSRAGVSDALGRLVKVVEYDNGTDLETLFTYDVVGRLRKTIQGSQTRFFLYDDLGRLIRAKQTEQQVNTSLNITDPVTGNNGWAVRFDYDNNGNIVSTTDSRGVTTAGTYDNINRLTFRDYSDSTPDVTFTYDDPNIPNSKSKLTKVSSSVSETRFTAFDDLGRIKSSNQIIDGATYSFPDYSYDLSGALVSQTYPSGRVVRAETDNIGRLSKVTSQMPNQMERTMLSHVSYTSFGAVSSSKLGNGRWETMEYDAKRLQMKRISLGGSIADSSLLRLDFNYGTTTSNSSDNNGSLRKQTITLPGIAPIEQDYSYDALNRIDVATETVDSTVKWRQDFDYDRFGNRTFNAANTTTLPANNAIHNPQVNPADNKFYIADGYLYDSEGNLTSNPEGKTFTYNAENKQTQVYDSVTQTTANYVYDGGGKRVKKTVGNQDTYFVYDAFGKLAAEYTTNQTITTEGAKFLTADLVGSPRATTNNLGQIASRHDYMPFGEEIAATVANRNQVTGFTVNDRIRQQFTGYERDGESGLDFAQNRYFAAKHGRFTSVDPLAASASAKNPQTFNRYTYALNSPYKFTDPLGLFTWSAALGGLKTDAELEDELERLKRDADTNCDEIARLDRIVQERRRVVASMDLALERAKIFEDNGLTDEANRIRSAVNAFGKPGQDNGVVVARDLDTADEGGYTHVKDGTIIVAFNMEQLNEQNVAHEGVHVQQASRYLNGTNISLHDAEMEAYTVSALVSETNVGISKHIVESGGSDFVIYDRNWLVTGGHGVVRREITTHVESLLEAQGKSPSSFVGQRNAFPGGRGRWE
- a CDS encoding PrsW family intramembrane metalloprotease, whose translation is MKLSLTIETGTFAGRTFELSEGTITLGRGEKCSIRFDPLIERVMSKEHCAIEARADGFYITDRNSTNGTYLNGERIGTSRLSGGDVLQFGKNGVKGTIAIEADENASAATVFAAAPYIPRPAEQATVAYPASSPAFETVPASPGPSQATVVAGGVRNSISNFSLGSMPQEYQPEPEKSNPLMIIGIVAAIIGSLICLLLVVLITVLSVGPLTAIVATFVAFAPVIFYLIPYLLIDRYDPEPLWLLALAFAWGGLVSIAFSFFANTIAGIGAAVAVNPEFGDGFMAVAAAPIFEEGSKGLGVLLLLVVFRKYFDDILDGIVFAGVVGLGFATVENILYYGRALNGGGLIALAILFGLRGLLSPFAHATFTAMTGIGCGISRESHSKPVKILFPLVGYVLAVCLHSLWNGLAVFASRILETLSIGWLCDWLQQSGLESLCAFLIAYAALQIPLFVIFIAFTVYVLVRQNRILKEMLAIDVARGLFPEEHAKTATSIFGSIFWRLGGIGSGKFGARTKYLRTLGKLGLSYWHIQRATEAHGQTASFQQNPILRNEVLRWREKV